Proteins from a single region of Pseudodesulfovibrio portus:
- a CDS encoding GGDEF domain-containing response regulator yields MNQTLEESLFQRKQIAFLLSPDKGFADMLRTLWSPDVIEFTVFENGGKAIEHLFNEPPDLLVVDNRLADISGKEVANLVKSENVYRQLPVVMCVDPVDVETPWNWNQIEVDDFLVRPFNPSEVRDRINLTLCRAMRALDANPLSKLPGNTSIIQRIQQHIDSGDDFALAYCDLDYFKSYNDKYGFSRGDEILMMAARLIVNTIRSYQGVQSFVGHVGGDDFVFILPPNLVEDACKRIIKAFDDIVPHFYDPEDRQRGNITSVDREGNTKVFPLMAISLAVVVNTDRRISHYGEVSSIAMGLKKKAKEDPKSSYVIDQRKA; encoded by the coding sequence ATGAACCAGACCCTTGAAGAATCCCTGTTCCAGCGCAAGCAGATCGCGTTCCTGCTCTCTCCGGACAAGGGGTTTGCCGACATGCTGCGCACCCTGTGGTCGCCTGACGTCATCGAGTTCACGGTGTTCGAAAACGGCGGCAAGGCCATTGAGCACCTGTTCAACGAACCGCCGGATCTGCTGGTTGTGGACAACCGGCTGGCCGACATTTCCGGCAAGGAAGTGGCCAATCTGGTCAAGAGCGAAAACGTGTACCGCCAGTTGCCGGTGGTCATGTGCGTGGACCCGGTGGACGTGGAGACGCCGTGGAACTGGAACCAGATCGAGGTGGACGATTTCCTGGTCCGGCCCTTCAATCCGTCCGAGGTGCGCGACCGCATCAACCTGACCCTGTGCCGGGCCATGCGGGCGCTGGACGCCAACCCGCTGTCCAAGCTGCCGGGCAACACTTCCATCATCCAGCGCATCCAGCAGCATATCGACTCGGGCGACGATTTTGCCCTGGCCTACTGCGATCTCGATTATTTCAAGTCCTACAACGACAAGTACGGGTTCTCCCGGGGCGACGAGATTCTGATGATGGCCGCCCGGCTTATCGTCAACACCATCCGTTCCTATCAGGGGGTGCAGTCCTTTGTCGGCCACGTGGGCGGCGATGATTTCGTGTTCATCCTGCCCCCGAATCTGGTGGAGGACGCCTGCAAGCGGATCATCAAGGCCTTCGACGACATCGTGCCGCATTTCTACGACCCCGAAGACCGCCAGCGGGGCAACATCACCTCCGTGGACCGGGAGGGCAACACCAAGGTCTTCCCGCTCATGGCCATCTCTTTGGCCGTAGTGGTCAATACGGACAGGCGCATAAGCCATTACGGCGAGGTTTCATCCATCGCCATGGGGCTCAAGAAGAAGGCCAAGGAAGACCCCAAGAGCAGCTATGTCATCGACCAGCGCAAAGCGTGA
- the xerC gene encoding tyrosine recombinase XerC: MSSTSAKRDRPGELVQGFLAFLSVEKGYSAATVRSYGTDLEQFQEFLKPRKRTLEKPGRIDRDLVRGFLAELHRRRLSKTSMGRKLSSLRAYFKYLLRHKQIAKDPMAGIRNPKQEKRHPQVLNVDQAVSMMEASVTPDPEGLRDIALAEVLYGSGLRISEAVGLDLNDVDSDVIRVVGKGSKERIVPLSDAAVKRIRRYMEQRHALLSDYSEQALFVSVRAGRRLDRRQANRIVAKLAKLAGLPKDVHPHMLRHSFATHMLEAGADLRSVQELLGHENLTTTQRYTHLDMQRIMQVYDQAHPLAGVTEDDNKKE; encoded by the coding sequence ATGTCATCGACCAGCGCAAAGCGTGACCGGCCCGGCGAACTGGTCCAGGGTTTTCTCGCTTTTCTCAGCGTGGAAAAGGGATACTCCGCCGCGACCGTCCGCTCGTACGGGACCGACCTCGAACAGTTTCAGGAGTTTCTGAAGCCCCGGAAGCGGACTCTGGAAAAACCCGGGCGCATCGACCGTGACCTGGTGCGCGGTTTTCTGGCCGAACTCCATCGTCGTAGGCTCTCCAAGACCTCCATGGGCCGCAAGCTGTCCAGTCTGCGCGCCTATTTCAAGTATCTTCTGCGTCACAAGCAGATAGCCAAGGACCCCATGGCGGGCATTCGCAATCCCAAGCAGGAGAAGCGCCATCCCCAGGTGCTCAACGTGGATCAGGCCGTGTCCATGATGGAGGCCTCGGTCACGCCGGACCCGGAAGGGCTGCGCGACATCGCCCTGGCCGAGGTGCTGTACGGCTCGGGCCTGCGTATCAGCGAGGCCGTGGGCCTGGACCTGAACGACGTGGACTCCGACGTCATCCGAGTGGTGGGCAAGGGGAGCAAGGAGCGCATCGTGCCCCTGTCGGATGCTGCGGTGAAGCGCATTCGACGCTATATGGAGCAACGCCATGCGCTGCTCTCAGACTACTCCGAGCAGGCGCTGTTCGTCAGCGTCCGGGCGGGCAGGCGGCTCGACCGGCGGCAGGCCAACCGCATCGTGGCCAAGCTCGCCAAGCTGGCCGGGCTGCCCAAGGACGTGCATCCGCATATGCTCCGGCACAGCTTCGCAACCCATATGCTTGAGGCGGGCGCGGACCTGCGCAGCGTGCAGGAACTGTTAGGTCACGAAAACCTGACCACGACCCAGCGGTACACGCATCTGGACATGCAGCGCATCATGCAGGTATACGACCAGGCGCACCCTTTGGCGGGTGTGACCGAAGACGATAACAAAAAAGAATGA
- a CDS encoding peptidylprolyl isomerase → MENPMVLLETPEGEILIELFPDKAPKTVENFLRYVDDEFYDGTLFHRVIKGFMIQTGGLTFSMEEKETLEPIVNEATNGLKNVTGTVAMGRLPEPHSAASQFYINVADNPDLDHTGEDDENFGYCVFGEVVDGMDVAVKISKARTREWQGYDDVPVDPISIISARRFE, encoded by the coding sequence ATGGAAAATCCCATGGTCCTTCTGGAGACCCCGGAAGGCGAAATCCTGATCGAACTTTTCCCGGACAAGGCCCCCAAGACCGTTGAGAACTTTCTCCGGTATGTCGACGACGAGTTCTATGACGGCACCTTGTTTCACCGCGTCATCAAGGGGTTCATGATCCAGACCGGCGGCCTGACCTTTTCCATGGAGGAGAAGGAAACCCTTGAGCCCATCGTCAACGAGGCGACCAACGGCCTGAAGAACGTGACCGGCACCGTGGCCATGGGCCGCCTGCCCGAACCGCACTCTGCGGCCAGCCAGTTCTACATCAACGTCGCCGACAACCCGGACCTCGACCACACGGGCGAGGACGACGAGAATTTCGGCTACTGCGTGTTCGGCGAGGTCGTCGACGGCATGGACGTTGCCGTGAAGATCAGCAAGGCCAGGACCCGGGAATGGCAGGGCTACGACGATGTGCCGGTCGATCCCATCTCCATCATTTCCGCCCGCCGGTTCGAATAG
- a CDS encoding NAD(P)H-dependent flavin oxidoreductase produces the protein MKLPNLTFGDLTARLPIIQGGMGVGISLSGLASAVANEGGVGVIATSMIGMRDPKRSKDPEGADHRGLIEEIRKARGKMTDGLLGVNIMCALTNYSDMVKTSIREGVDLIISGAGLPMDLPGYLREVSDELKKDIKTKLVPIVSSGRAANILCKKWMKKFEYLPDGFVVEGPRAGGHLGFKAEDLEKPEFQLENIVTDVINAVQPYRDSHHKDIPVIAAGGVYTGDDIAKFLEMGAAGVQMGTRFVATEECDADEAFKQAYVNAQKEDVTIIKSPVGLPGRALKNAFLDAVSSGLKHPKKCVHKCLHSCAEENSPYCIAQALVNAYKGRLKHGFAFAGANAYLIDKIVTVKELMTDLREEAERKYEEVGIRLQETREEMGKKIQETKEEAERRIRDALNK, from the coding sequence ATGAAACTTCCGAATCTCACATTCGGCGACCTGACGGCCCGGCTTCCCATCATCCAGGGCGGCATGGGCGTCGGCATATCCCTTTCCGGTCTGGCGAGTGCCGTGGCCAACGAAGGCGGGGTCGGCGTCATCGCCACCTCCATGATCGGCATGCGCGATCCCAAACGGTCCAAGGACCCCGAAGGGGCCGACCACCGCGGCCTGATCGAAGAAATCCGAAAGGCCCGCGGCAAGATGACCGACGGTCTGCTCGGCGTGAACATCATGTGTGCCCTGACCAACTACAGCGACATGGTCAAGACCTCCATCCGCGAAGGCGTGGACCTGATCATCTCCGGCGCTGGGCTGCCCATGGACCTGCCCGGCTACCTGCGCGAAGTCTCCGATGAACTGAAGAAGGACATAAAGACCAAACTGGTGCCCATCGTGTCCTCGGGCCGCGCCGCCAACATCCTTTGCAAGAAATGGATGAAGAAATTCGAATACCTGCCCGACGGCTTCGTTGTGGAAGGCCCCAGAGCGGGCGGCCACCTCGGCTTCAAGGCCGAAGATCTGGAAAAGCCCGAATTCCAGCTGGAGAACATCGTGACCGACGTCATCAACGCGGTACAGCCCTATCGCGACTCCCACCACAAGGACATCCCGGTCATCGCGGCTGGCGGCGTCTATACCGGTGACGACATCGCCAAATTCCTGGAAATGGGCGCGGCCGGCGTGCAGATGGGCACCCGATTCGTGGCCACCGAGGAATGCGATGCGGACGAGGCCTTCAAGCAGGCATACGTCAACGCGCAGAAAGAGGACGTGACCATCATCAAGAGCCCGGTGGGCCTGCCCGGCCGCGCTCTCAAGAACGCCTTCCTCGACGCCGTCTCCTCCGGCCTCAAGCATCCCAAGAAGTGCGTGCACAAGTGCCTGCACTCCTGCGCCGAGGAAAACTCCCCCTACTGCATCGCCCAGGCCCTGGTAAACGCCTACAAGGGCAGGCTCAAGCACGGGTTCGCCTTTGCCGGAGCCAACGCCTACCTGATCGACAAGATCGTCACGGTCAAGGAACTGATGACCGACCTGCGCGAGGAAGCCGAGCGCAAGTACGAGGAAGTCGGCATCAGGCTCCAGGAGACCCGCGAGGAGATGGGCAAAAAGATTCAGGAGACCAAGGAAGAGGCGGAACGCCGCATCCGGGACGCCCTGAACAAATAA
- the lhgO gene encoding L-2-hydroxyglutarate oxidase — MYSAHTVICGAGIIGLTIARELLKAGFDDIIIFDKEPEPGKHASGRNSGVLHAGIYYDPGTLKAKMCLEGNRRMQAYCEERGLPLFRSGKVIVARTEDELSTLDELQRRATANGGTVEMIDERQLAEIEPNARTVGRALHSPFTAVVDPRAILAAMRTELEQSGKVRFFFDTRFIGAKKNAAATSQGDISYQQFINAAGAYSDRVAQAFGIAENYRLLPFKGIYRVLKKPAADKIRGSIYPVPNIRNPFLGVHFTRSVHGDVYVGPTAIPAFGRENYGILKGLDSEFLSILFRDLHMFLENEKFRTIALEEPRKYLFKYFFNDAARLVKHIAPHDVLPSSKAGIRPQLVDIKNNQLVMDFVVERFGNTVHVLNSISPAFTSSMYFAELVVKEHVTGA, encoded by the coding sequence ATGTATTCGGCGCATACCGTCATCTGCGGTGCGGGCATAATCGGCCTGACCATTGCCCGCGAACTGCTCAAAGCGGGTTTCGACGACATCATCATCTTCGACAAGGAGCCGGAACCGGGCAAACACGCCTCCGGTCGGAACAGCGGCGTGCTCCATGCCGGAATCTATTATGACCCCGGCACCCTGAAAGCGAAGATGTGTCTGGAGGGCAACCGCCGCATGCAGGCCTACTGCGAGGAACGCGGCCTGCCGCTGTTCAGGTCCGGCAAGGTCATCGTGGCCCGTACCGAAGACGAGCTGTCCACACTGGATGAATTGCAGCGACGGGCCACGGCCAACGGCGGCACGGTGGAAATGATCGACGAGCGGCAGCTTGCCGAAATCGAACCCAACGCCAGGACCGTCGGTCGCGCCCTGCACTCACCGTTTACCGCCGTGGTGGACCCCAGGGCCATCCTGGCCGCCATGCGCACCGAGCTGGAACAATCCGGCAAGGTCCGGTTCTTCTTCGACACCCGGTTCATCGGCGCGAAAAAGAACGCGGCAGCGACCAGTCAGGGCGACATAAGCTACCAACAGTTCATCAACGCCGCCGGGGCCTACAGCGACAGGGTGGCCCAGGCCTTCGGCATCGCCGAAAACTACCGGTTGCTGCCGTTCAAGGGCATTTACAGGGTGCTGAAAAAACCCGCCGCCGACAAGATTCGGGGCTCCATCTACCCGGTGCCCAACATCAGGAACCCCTTTCTCGGCGTCCACTTCACCCGCAGCGTGCACGGCGACGTGTACGTCGGGCCCACGGCCATCCCGGCCTTCGGGCGCGAAAACTACGGCATCCTCAAAGGGTTGGATTCCGAGTTCCTGTCCATCCTGTTCCGCGACCTGCACATGTTCCTGGAGAATGAAAAATTCCGGACAATCGCCCTGGAAGAGCCGCGCAAGTACCTCTTCAAATACTTTTTCAACGACGCGGCCAGGCTGGTGAAACACATCGCTCCGCACGACGTGCTTCCCAGCTCCAAGGCGGGCATCCGGCCTCAGCTGGTGGACATAAAAAACAACCAGTTGGTCATGGATTTCGTGGTCGAGCGTTTCGGCAATACGGTCCATGTCCTGAACTCCATTTCCCCGGCTTTCACAAGCTCCATGTATTTCGCGGAACTGGTGGTCAAGGAACATGTTACAGGAGCATGA
- a CDS encoding PPC domain-containing DNA-binding protein has translation MQYSEGSIGRVFTLRLEDGERVPNCIERFAREHGIMTAQCTLLGGIDGGNIVAGPKDGDAPVIDPILHPVSGAHEVLGMGTLFPDETGVPVLHMHAALGRDGDTHTGCIRPGLDVWLVGEVIIMEILGTDMLRKKEAKSGLALLCKG, from the coding sequence ATGCAATACTCGGAAGGAAGCATCGGCAGGGTTTTCACCCTGCGCCTGGAAGACGGCGAGCGAGTGCCCAACTGCATCGAGCGATTCGCCCGGGAACACGGCATCATGACTGCCCAGTGCACCCTGCTGGGCGGCATCGACGGCGGCAACATCGTGGCCGGCCCCAAAGACGGCGATGCCCCGGTCATCGACCCCATTCTCCATCCGGTCAGCGGCGCGCACGAAGTCCTGGGCATGGGAACCCTGTTCCCCGACGAGACGGGCGTGCCGGTCCTGCACATGCACGCCGCCCTCGGCCGCGACGGCGACACGCACACCGGCTGCATCCGTCCCGGCCTGGACGTCTGGCTGGTTGGCGAAGTGATCATCATGGAAATCCTGGGCACGGACATGCTCAGGAAAAAAGAAGCCAAGAGCGGGCTGGCCCTGCTCTGCAAGGGATAG
- a CDS encoding PD-(D/E)XK nuclease family protein has protein sequence MQPLTLIPWTTDFMAALADLMAERGSLSDTIVLFPHNRPRRHLKPLLRDHPAIEKPVFMPEMISIADFIGGLHKRLAPVPPVQANQLDLVSLLHGVVSDIHGRPGSQLSKLPELDIEQFLAWGMPLAGLMDDLLRQDVTPQDLDYMEGEVSPYAAALLGHLGDIQREYLARLEDRGWATAGLAARFVTGHMDEVITRLKGKTVLAAGFYALSGSEDALFKALWQEGILHPLIHGDPALADDAVPHWSAAEHAAWLTRWRTKAIIPPELEGHERTPEVRFCEGYDRHSQLARLEEDMLDAGNLAGTAVILPDEGALLPVLHHLPEKDPNISMGYPLGRTSLARLVETLLSLQENRHRDGRYYWRDVINLIRHPYLRLLGPEDAPLRTIFQVWEGEIRQGEKFIDVAAWEPPYTDESLEGVDRAIVEPLLRDLLAGSLDNFENTATLADLADALTGLAELLHASGERLWHNYLIDAECLFRLTTSVIPQLKGAEASHEPFSRTTQYAFLRRMLSMERVSFEPDPIAGLQVLGVLETRLLHFNRLFVLDAIEERLPGTNPYDPLLPDPLRNLLGLPDSRERDNVSGYNFYRLLMGADEAVIYYQDGVQPGQLDQKAVRSRFVEQLLWEREQKQGRAMTPEDGIIDTVTFPASPIPPEPPAVTITAGLGETLLNKLTSKGLSPSSLDRYMNCPKQFFFDYLTGVRPVKSVEDDTDRSEFGSLIHEVLTEFLTPYVNVETELGKLDPTPLTALFSDIFKASPLYKRLSLDGRMGLMEAGRYRLTEFLAGQQTATLLGLEKEACASIEAEGVTVPIKGRLDRVEQRDGRLVILDYKTGNAPLPRSDFWDDMELRDRMETFDPDVVDTTLLADIASGVRSVQVPAYVYLHARSEGQVPDNAGLVNLGDNGKEQLMFGRKWTDEECAEATGEIIPLVIRTIVTHMLRATRFEARTGKRCQWCDFKTACGR, from the coding sequence ATGCAGCCGCTGACACTCATCCCCTGGACCACGGACTTCATGGCCGCACTGGCCGACCTGATGGCCGAGCGCGGGTCGCTCTCCGACACCATCGTGCTTTTCCCGCACAACCGGCCGCGCCGCCACCTCAAGCCCCTGCTGCGGGATCATCCCGCCATTGAAAAGCCGGTCTTCATGCCCGAAATGATCTCCATCGCGGACTTCATCGGCGGCCTGCACAAACGCCTTGCCCCGGTCCCGCCCGTCCAGGCCAACCAGCTCGACCTGGTCTCCCTGCTGCACGGCGTGGTCTCGGACATCCATGGTCGCCCGGGAAGCCAGCTCTCCAAACTTCCGGAGCTGGATATCGAGCAGTTCCTTGCCTGGGGCATGCCGTTGGCAGGGCTCATGGACGACCTGCTGCGCCAGGACGTGACCCCGCAGGACCTCGACTACATGGAAGGTGAAGTCTCACCCTACGCAGCAGCCCTGCTCGGCCATCTGGGGGACATCCAGCGGGAATATCTCGCCAGACTCGAGGACAGGGGCTGGGCCACCGCCGGACTGGCCGCTCGTTTCGTGACCGGCCACATGGACGAGGTCATCACCCGACTGAAGGGCAAGACCGTGCTCGCAGCCGGGTTCTACGCCCTGAGCGGCAGCGAGGATGCGCTGTTCAAGGCGTTGTGGCAGGAGGGAATACTCCATCCGCTCATCCACGGAGACCCTGCCCTGGCCGACGACGCCGTGCCCCACTGGTCCGCAGCGGAGCACGCGGCATGGCTGACGCGCTGGCGGACCAAAGCGATCATTCCGCCCGAACTCGAGGGCCATGAACGAACCCCGGAGGTCCGGTTCTGCGAAGGCTATGATCGCCATTCCCAGCTGGCCCGACTGGAGGAGGACATGCTGGACGCCGGGAACCTGGCCGGTACCGCCGTCATCCTGCCGGACGAGGGCGCGCTGCTCCCCGTGCTGCATCACCTGCCCGAAAAGGACCCCAACATTTCAATGGGATATCCCCTGGGCCGAACCTCCCTGGCACGGCTGGTGGAGACCCTGCTCTCGCTCCAGGAGAACCGGCACAGGGACGGACGGTACTACTGGCGCGACGTGATCAACCTCATCCGCCATCCCTACCTGCGGTTGCTCGGGCCGGAAGACGCGCCTTTGCGTACCATCTTCCAGGTCTGGGAAGGAGAAATCCGGCAAGGCGAAAAATTCATCGACGTTGCGGCCTGGGAACCTCCCTACACCGACGAATCGCTGGAAGGCGTGGACCGTGCGATCGTGGAACCACTCCTCCGGGACCTGCTCGCCGGGAGCCTGGACAACTTCGAGAACACCGCCACCCTGGCCGATCTGGCCGACGCGCTGACCGGGCTGGCCGAACTCCTTCACGCAAGCGGGGAACGGCTCTGGCACAACTACCTGATCGACGCGGAATGTTTGTTCCGGCTGACCACCTCGGTCATCCCGCAGCTCAAAGGAGCCGAGGCCAGCCACGAACCGTTCAGCCGTACAACACAGTACGCCTTCCTTCGCCGCATGCTGTCCATGGAACGGGTCTCGTTCGAGCCCGACCCCATTGCCGGACTCCAGGTGCTGGGCGTGCTGGAGACGCGCCTGCTCCATTTCAACAGGCTGTTCGTCCTGGACGCAATCGAGGAGCGGCTGCCGGGCACCAACCCCTATGATCCGCTCCTGCCCGACCCGCTGCGCAACCTGCTCGGCCTGCCCGACTCGCGCGAGCGGGACAACGTTTCCGGCTACAATTTCTACAGATTGCTCATGGGTGCCGACGAGGCGGTCATCTACTACCAGGACGGCGTCCAGCCAGGCCAGCTCGACCAGAAGGCCGTGCGCAGCCGGTTCGTGGAGCAGCTCCTCTGGGAGCGGGAACAAAAACAGGGGCGCGCCATGACGCCGGAAGACGGAATCATCGACACCGTGACCTTCCCGGCCAGCCCCATCCCCCCGGAACCGCCCGCCGTCACGATCACCGCCGGACTGGGCGAAACGCTGTTGAACAAGCTCACTTCCAAGGGATTGTCGCCGTCCTCCCTGGACCGGTACATGAACTGCCCCAAGCAGTTCTTCTTCGACTATTTGACCGGCGTGCGCCCGGTAAAATCCGTGGAGGACGACACCGACCGCAGCGAGTTCGGCTCCCTCATCCACGAGGTGCTGACCGAATTTCTGACCCCGTACGTCAATGTGGAGACCGAACTGGGCAAACTCGACCCCACACCGCTCACGGCCCTGTTCAGCGACATCTTCAAGGCAAGCCCCCTGTACAAACGGCTCTCCCTGGACGGTCGGATGGGGCTGATGGAGGCAGGCCGGTACCGCCTGACCGAGTTCCTGGCCGGACAGCAGACCGCCACCCTGCTGGGGCTGGAAAAGGAAGCCTGCGCCTCCATCGAGGCCGAGGGCGTGACCGTCCCGATCAAGGGACGATTGGACCGGGTGGAGCAGCGGGACGGCAGGCTGGTCATCCTGGACTACAAGACCGGCAACGCCCCGCTCCCCCGCTCGGATTTCTGGGACGACATGGAACTGCGCGACCGCATGGAAACATTCGACCCTGACGTCGTGGATACGACGCTTTTGGCCGACATAGCCTCCGGCGTGCGCTCCGTGCAGGTCCCGGCCTATGTCTATCTCCATGCCCGAAGCGAGGGGCAGGTCCCGGACAACGCCGGGCTGGTCAACCTCGGCGACAACGGGAAGGAACAATTGATGTTCGGCAGGAAATGGACGGACGAGGAATGCGCCGAGGCCACGGGCGAAATCATCCCCCTGGTGATCCGGACCATCGTCACACACATGCTCCGGGCCACCCGGTTCGAGGCCCGAACCGGCAAACGGTGCCAATGGTGCGACTTCAAGACCGCCTGCGGCAGATAA